The region TGAAACATTTTATTTTAATGGTTCTTTTGACGGCAATCCGGCTTTTCTTGGATACTTTTTAGAAGTGCCATGATTCTTAACGATCTTTACCAAGGATCTTTCAACCTCTGTTCCAGGAAGTAAAAATGTTTTTACCTCTTCCACATTTCCTCCCAGTAAAAAGATGGCATGCTTTGCTGCTCCCAATTCTTCCTCTATCTTTCCGGATTTATATGGAATAAAATAACCGCCTGGTTTTACAAATGGCATGCAATATTCAGATAATGTACTAAGGTTTGCAACCGCCCTGGAAAGACAAAGATCATACTGTTCCCGGTGAAGAGGATCTCTTCCAAGATCTTCTGCTCTTCCATGAATGGCTTCGATTTCTTTCAGTTCCAGACGGTTAATTGCTTCATTTAAG is a window of [Clostridium] saccharolyticum WM1 DNA encoding:
- the rsmG gene encoding 16S rRNA (guanine(527)-N(7))-methyltransferase RsmG, which codes for MTGAFEEKFQNELNLLSIELKNYQINQFYDYFQLLIEWNKFMNLTAITEMDEVITKHFVDSLSLVKAVKEMRTKNYRIIDVGTGAGFPGIPLKIAFPDLKITLMDSLNKRINFLNEAINRLELKEIEAIHGRAEDLGRDPLHREQYDLCLSRAVANLSTLSEYCMPFVKPGGYFIPYKSGKIEEELGAAKHAIFLLGGNVEEVKTFLLPGTEVERSLVKIVKNHGTSKKYPRKAGLPSKEPLK